A stretch of Lysobacter sp. K5869 DNA encodes these proteins:
- the proC gene encoding pyrroline-5-carboxylate reductase — MPNANTAPPSAPTLAFVGGGNMARSLIGGLIARGAEPSRLRVAEPVPALREALARDFGVPVFERGEQAVEGADVWLLAVKPQVMREVCGALAAQARAQAPLAISIAAGITAGQLDRWLGGGAAVVRAMPNTPALLGAGITGLYANEAARPRFAQAAELLSAVGPTVRIDDEAQMDAVTAVSGSGPAYVFLLAEAMQQAGEAQGLSAEAARALVTQTLLGAATMLQASEEPAATLRARVTSPNGTTQAAVETFEAGGFRGLVDRAIAAATERGRQLSAANE; from the coding sequence GGCGGCAACATGGCCCGCAGCCTGATCGGCGGCTTGATCGCGCGCGGCGCCGAACCTTCGCGCCTGCGCGTGGCCGAGCCGGTGCCCGCACTGCGCGAGGCGCTGGCGCGCGACTTCGGCGTGCCGGTGTTCGAGCGCGGCGAACAGGCGGTGGAAGGCGCCGACGTGTGGTTGCTGGCGGTCAAGCCGCAGGTGATGCGCGAGGTCTGCGGCGCGCTCGCCGCGCAGGCCCGCGCGCAGGCGCCGCTGGCGATTTCCATCGCCGCCGGCATCACCGCCGGCCAGCTCGACCGCTGGCTCGGCGGCGGCGCGGCGGTGGTGCGGGCGATGCCCAACACCCCGGCCCTGCTCGGCGCCGGCATCACCGGGCTGTACGCCAACGAGGCCGCGCGGCCGCGCTTCGCGCAAGCGGCCGAGCTGCTGTCGGCGGTCGGCCCGACCGTGCGCATCGACGACGAAGCGCAGATGGACGCGGTCACCGCGGTGTCCGGCAGCGGTCCGGCTTATGTGTTCTTGCTTGCCGAAGCGATGCAACAAGCCGGCGAAGCGCAAGGACTCAGCGCCGAGGCGGCGCGCGCGCTGGTCACCCAAACCCTGCTCGGCGCGGCGACCATGCTGCAGGCCAGCGAAGAGCCGGCGGCGACGCTGCGCGCGCGGGTCACCTCGCCCAACGGCACCACCCAGGCCGCGGTGGAAACCTTCGAGGCCGGCGGTTTCCGCGGTTTGGTCGACCGCGCCATCGCCGCGGCCACCGAGCGCGGCCGGCAGTTGTCGGCGGCGAACGAATGA
- a CDS encoding DUF4426 domain-containing protein, which yields MSRLAIGAIALALLAGCGREASVPPAQGNAAGSETVRIGAVAMHATAVQTDKLPEQVVRRYGAPRDARTVLLVMSLRQGEEADAKALTAQRAEATVTDLLGRKQTLTLREVRDGDLVDYVGTAQVSPPDTLRFEVTMVGPNGRHSMKFNRDFF from the coding sequence ATGAGCCGCCTCGCCATCGGCGCGATCGCGCTGGCGCTGCTGGCCGGCTGCGGGCGCGAGGCGTCGGTGCCGCCGGCGCAGGGCAATGCGGCCGGCAGCGAGACGGTCAGGATCGGCGCGGTGGCGATGCACGCCACCGCGGTGCAGACCGACAAACTGCCCGAGCAAGTGGTGCGCCGCTACGGCGCGCCGCGCGATGCGCGCACCGTGCTGCTGGTGATGTCGCTGCGTCAGGGCGAAGAGGCCGATGCCAAGGCGCTGACTGCGCAACGGGCCGAAGCGACGGTCACCGATCTGCTCGGCCGCAAGCAGACGCTGACGCTGCGCGAAGTGCGCGACGGCGATCTGGTCGATTATGTCGGCACCGCGCAGGTGTCGCCGCCGGATACGCTGCGGTTCGAGGTGACGATGGTCGGCCCGAACGGGCGCCATTCGATGAAGTTCAATCGCGATTTTTTCTGA